Proteins encoded within one genomic window of Solibaculum mannosilyticum:
- a CDS encoding Hsp70 family protein has translation MIVSIDIGTSYSSMCVMGPDGKAKPVDISTGASMYGSKYSLPSAVFVEDNGNVLVGQAAMNSRKRKPQNFCMEFKRNLGQNIPILLGNRSFFPEDLYTELFRHMKSCAEKASSQPIEKAYLTHPASFGKMKKEKILSAAKAAGLFNVELVDEPTAAAMSYCAAGLVKDGQTLLVYDFGGGTFDVSIIKYEGGKFSPLVHPDGVEHCGGIDIDRLIYQDMLSKIDSDMLEQVNKNPLNRMRLETQLAELAIKAKHHLSSATSFEEEIQIGFDMVPYSLKLDRLNSMAAPIIGQTIVACRRIVQTAGISISELSSILMVGGTSRVPLVQEMVKQFAGGVDTLSSIDLELAVAKGAIGFYTYVRQVEQKEKDQQSDVEKTERLSQPPCRIQDDKEADKKVAQGYYEQGKRYFEGTGVPQSYEEAMRWYRLAAEKGDIQAEEGIQEIKKLEEQQRKQRKKEEALKPENILRHYRDHADDLILISSKNGGGCKVTTVMPDGTVLSEDEEVLKAGLYDIVSIGGNPWSGIVGIKDNGTAVMITAREGTKDLGWTDVSNISSCFMSGLVAGIRRDGTVVATSFQKELDSWRDIVSLSVGYDFIVGLRKDGTVAATGSNNRGQCNIEGWKDMVSVEAGSNYDFTVGLKKDGRVIFTGSNDNGAFNDVYTWRDIVNIKAGNNHIVGLKADGTVVAAGRNNQGQCEVGKWRDIVSISCGTEHTVGLKKDGTLVATGYNPNGRCDVSEWKDIIAVVTSKLNAASQDVTVGIKKDGTILCTDFRSKMEYHLFGEDKLIITPMPTRTLPWSLF, from the coding sequence ATGATTGTCAGCATTGATATAGGCACAAGTTATTCTAGCATGTGTGTGATGGGACCGGATGGGAAGGCCAAGCCGGTGGATATCAGCACAGGAGCTAGTATGTATGGGAGCAAGTACTCTTTGCCGTCGGCTGTGTTTGTGGAGGATAACGGAAATGTTCTAGTAGGGCAGGCAGCCATGAATAGCCGTAAACGAAAGCCTCAGAATTTCTGCATGGAGTTCAAGAGGAATCTAGGACAGAATATCCCGATTTTATTGGGGAATAGAAGTTTTTTTCCAGAGGACTTGTACACCGAGTTGTTCCGGCATATGAAAAGCTGTGCGGAAAAGGCTAGCAGTCAACCGATCGAAAAGGCATATTTGACCCATCCAGCCTCGTTTGGGAAGATGAAAAAGGAGAAAATCCTATCTGCGGCAAAAGCGGCAGGACTCTTTAACGTTGAGCTGGTGGACGAACCCACAGCAGCAGCCATGAGTTACTGTGCGGCGGGACTAGTAAAGGATGGACAAACCCTGCTGGTTTACGATTTTGGCGGTGGGACGTTTGACGTCTCTATTATAAAATATGAAGGCGGCAAATTTAGTCCACTGGTCCATCCAGACGGAGTAGAGCATTGTGGAGGAATTGATATTGACCGGCTGATCTATCAGGATATGCTGAGCAAAATCGATTCCGATATGCTGGAACAGGTCAATAAGAATCCGTTGAATCGGATGCGTTTAGAAACTCAATTAGCTGAATTGGCTATAAAAGCAAAGCATCATCTGAGCTCCGCTACGAGCTTTGAAGAGGAAATTCAAATTGGATTTGACATGGTGCCATATAGTCTAAAGCTTGACCGGTTAAACAGTATGGCAGCACCGATAATTGGTCAAACCATTGTAGCCTGTCGCAGAATTGTGCAAACAGCAGGCATTTCCATTTCAGAGCTTTCCTCCATTTTGATGGTCGGTGGAACAAGCCGGGTTCCTCTTGTCCAGGAGATGGTAAAGCAGTTTGCGGGAGGCGTTGACACGCTTAGTTCAATAGATTTAGAATTGGCGGTCGCCAAAGGGGCCATTGGATTCTATACATATGTACGGCAGGTAGAACAAAAAGAGAAAGATCAGCAAAGTGATGTGGAGAAAACAGAACGTCTAAGTCAACCGCCCTGCCGGATACAAGACGATAAAGAAGCTGACAAAAAGGTTGCTCAAGGGTACTATGAACAAGGGAAGCGGTATTTTGAAGGGACCGGTGTACCTCAGAGTTATGAAGAAGCGATGAGATGGTACCGCTTGGCGGCAGAAAAAGGGGATATCCAAGCAGAAGAGGGGATACAAGAGATCAAAAAGTTGGAGGAACAGCAGCGTAAGCAAAGGAAAAAAGAAGAAGCGTTGAAGCCGGAGAATATCCTAAGGCATTACCGGGATCATGCAGACGACCTGATTTTAATCAGTTCCAAAAACGGAGGCGGCTGTAAAGTAACGACGGTCATGCCGGATGGGACTGTTTTGTCTGAGGACGAGGAGGTTTTGAAGGCCGGCTTGTATGACATCGTTTCCATAGGGGGGAATCCATGGAGCGGTATTGTAGGGATAAAGGACAATGGGACGGCTGTAATGATAACAGCACGCGAGGGCACCAAAGATCTGGGTTGGACAGATGTAAGCAACATATCGTCCTGCTTTATGAGCGGGCTTGTGGCCGGGATTCGAAGAGATGGAACAGTAGTTGCAACCAGCTTTCAAAAGGAGCTGGACAGCTGGAGAGATATCGTTTCGTTATCGGTAGGCTATGATTTTATTGTAGGCCTCCGAAAAGACGGGACTGTAGCGGCAACGGGGAGCAATAACCGAGGTCAATGCAATATAGAGGGCTGGAAGGACATGGTATCCGTTGAAGCAGGCAGTAACTATGATTTTACGGTAGGATTAAAAAAGGACGGCAGAGTGATTTTCACAGGTTCCAACGACAACGGTGCGTTTAACGATGTGTACACTTGGAGAGACATTGTAAACATAAAAGCAGGAAACAACCATATTGTAGGCCTAAAAGCCGATGGAACAGTAGTAGCTGCAGGAAGAAATAACCAGGGCCAATGCGAAGTAGGTAAATGGCGGGATATTGTATCCATCTCGTGTGGGACAGAACATACGGTAGGCCTGAAAAAAGATGGAACGCTTGTTGCAACCGGGTACAATCCAAACGGACGCTGTGACGTATCAGAATGGAAAGACATCATTGCAGTTGTGACATCCAAATTGAACGCAGCGTCACAAGACGTAACGGTAGGGATCAAAAAAGACGGGACGATCTTATGTACGGATTTTCGCAGTAAAATGGAGTACCATTTATTTGGCGAAGATAAATTGATTATCACACCGATGCCGACTCGAACCCTTCCCTGGTCCCTGTTTTAG
- a CDS encoding LytR/AlgR family response regulator transcription factor, translating into MIRVFILYYHVETLKKIQETVVHYFHDVRHTFELTACYTYQNAVAYLKKSSGQDDIYLLDFSEFEKANRLVTWLRGRNLNASWVNLGGSKEKFLQTLILRPSGYIEHPENRDEVFETIRKLDRYHQAIQKKYYFSFKYEGEQMRIPYDEISYFESSAKKVTLYRANSDQKYYFTAKLDDIGQRLPSFFLRCHQSYLVNMHMIRCLDTKAHVFMLHTNEEIGISRRMYAQAKERYQNFMDESEN; encoded by the coding sequence ATGATACGTGTATTTATTCTTTATTATCATGTTGAAACATTGAAAAAGATTCAGGAAACCGTCGTCCATTATTTTCATGACGTGCGTCATACGTTTGAATTGACGGCCTGTTATACCTATCAAAATGCAGTGGCATATTTAAAGAAATCCTCCGGCCAGGACGACATTTATCTATTGGATTTTTCTGAATTTGAAAAAGCCAATCGTTTGGTAACTTGGCTTAGAGGAAGGAATCTGAACGCCTCGTGGGTGAATCTGGGCGGTTCAAAAGAAAAATTCCTCCAGACCCTTATTTTAAGGCCATCGGGCTACATAGAGCATCCAGAGAATCGGGATGAAGTATTTGAAACCATCCGAAAATTGGATCGGTATCACCAAGCCATCCAGAAGAAATACTATTTTTCGTTTAAATACGAAGGGGAACAGATGCGGATCCCTTATGATGAAATCAGTTATTTTGAGAGCAGTGCAAAAAAAGTCACTTTATACCGTGCGAACAGTGATCAGAAATATTACTTTACCGCAAAGCTGGATGACATCGGGCAACGATTGCCATCATTCTTCCTGCGATGCCATCAGAGCTATCTGGTAAATATGCATATGATTCGCTGTTTGGATACCAAAGCTCATGTATTTATGCTTCATACAAACGAAGAAATAGGGATCAGCCGGAGGATGTATGCTCAAGCCAAAGAGCGGTATCAAAATTTTATGGATGAAAGTGAAAATTAG